In Fibrobacter sp. UWB10, a single window of DNA contains:
- a CDS encoding recombinase family protein gives MGVEKEITMIYAYARVSSLDQNLDRQIDALKSYVTDQRCLITDKASGKDFNRPGYRTLVGTSETMPLLHSGDTLVITSLDRLGRDYESIREQYAYITQTLGVDIVVLDMPILNSGKEQGLEKRFLASLVLEVLAFSAAKERQSIKSRQAEGIKSAHARGVKFGRPTVQKPDNWDSVYAEWQVGNITARAAQQMLGLKNSTFYRLAQECSKA, from the coding sequence ATGGGTGTAGAAAAGGAGATAACAATGATATACGCCTATGCTCGAGTAAGTTCACTGGATCAAAACCTTGACAGACAAATCGACGCTCTGAAATCTTATGTTACCGATCAGCGTTGCCTAATTACGGATAAGGCCTCCGGCAAAGACTTTAACAGGCCCGGCTATCGCACTTTGGTTGGCACTTCTGAAACTATGCCCCTACTTCATTCGGGCGATACTCTCGTTATCACCTCTTTGGACAGGCTTGGCCGCGATTATGAGTCAATCCGTGAACAATATGCCTACATCACGCAAACCCTTGGGGTCGATATCGTCGTGCTTGATATGCCGATCCTGAATAGCGGCAAAGAACAAGGGCTTGAAAAGCGGTTCTTGGCCTCCCTGGTGTTGGAGGTGCTGGCTTTCTCAGCCGCAAAGGAACGCCAATCGATCAAGAGCCGCCAAGCGGAGGGTATCAAGAGCGCTCATGCCCGTGGCGTGAAATTTGGGCGTCCCACGGTTCAAAAGCCGGATAATTGGGACTCCGTTTATGCTGAATGGCAGGTTGGTAATATAACAGCGCGCGCCGCTCAGCAAATGCTTGGTTTAAAAAACAGCACCTTCTATCGTTTGGCCCAAGAATGCTCTAAAGCATAG